The genome window CTTCTCTTACTAGGTGGCACCTACTGTCAGGACAGACATTTCCTGCATCTGATGTCACCTTAAGAGCTTTCAGCCTCCCTAAAGTTCTTCATgtgcaagcaaacaaaaacctcaaaagCTGCACCTGTGAACAACCAAaattgggctttttttccttcaccaaCGTGAGTCTGCATTTTGACAGCAGATGCCCAAGGGTACTTGTTCTCCAATTTTTCACACTGTTGAGGAAAAGCTTACTGAAAGCTGGGCACAGCAACAGTTCAATAAACTGCAGGAAGCATTACTTTGTCCTCTAATACAGCTTGTTTTGGGAGATCATAATCCCACAAATTCTCACTTTAGAGCATACATGTATGTTATGCAAGACTAGAcagtgtcctgctgctctcccccgAACCCAAGGGCAACAAAATATCCAGCATCTCTTAAATGTACCTCAAGCCCAAGTTGACACCTAGGGTCATCTTGTAACAGTAAAAACTGCAGAAGTGGTGGTttaaaccccccaaaaaaagctTCAGCTGGTTGTTTATAAGCCATGTTCACAGCAGATTGTTCAATGCTCAGGCAGAACCAGGCATCAGATTCATTAAGAAAATGTATCAGGTTCTTCCACTGTGTGAGCTGTAATAACCCAAGCATcctgaagattaaaaaaaaaatatataaagaactataatgaaaaggttttatttgtttcaagGGAAGTAAAGCTAAATTTTAACCTTCTGCTTAGTGTTTGCACAATCTCCAATTAGACTTCAGGAGAAGACTCAGTCACTGAAGTAAGTGCAACTTCAGTCTATCTAGGTCCCTTGTCAGCAGGAGTAAATAGGTACACTTCACCTCAATGTCAGCTTCACACTAATGCCAGCACTGTTAAGGATTAAAActaacaaataaacaaacaaaccccacagtCCCCCCCATGCCCTCACCTTACAGCCCAGTCTGTTCAGAATGCAAGTAGATAGtcatgaaaaacaaacaaaaaataaccaCACAAAAACTCCAGTGTCCTGATCGGTGCAAAAAATATTCCATTGCTTACAAAGTATTAAAATTTCCAAGTatatttattcttaattttgaatttctggAACAAAAATCTgccctctctctccttttgccAGATTAGGCACCCATCTTCTTGTGGTGTTAAGAGCCTGTGAACACCCAACACTTCATGACTAAGGCCTACAAGCACAcccaaacaggaaaaatgttaGTTCACATTAGTGCACACCGCCCTGCTATAACATTGTAACaatcagagctgggcaggagaaTGTCTGTGAGCAAAGGATTCGACATTAGGAGCACGGCTGTGGTCACTATTCCCGCCTGGATCTCATGCacatttcttcttcatcatATTCACCCATCAACTGCAGCATGTATGTTCCAGTATAGAGCAGAAACTGTCCAGCTATTTGTGCTGCATGGGATAGTAGCTGAAGCACTTTCCTGGaagaaaagtaatttgtttacaaaaaaaatcaccagcaAGATTACATTCCCCCTTTCCACCCACAACATTATGATGAGTAAAgtcaatatatttaaaaacccCTCTTATTCCTTCTCAGTTCTGAGGAGATGGTCATTTTTGTATCTTCTTTGGAGAAAATACTTGATGGACAGAAAACCACTGGCATATTGGCACGACCAGAAATCACATTCAACAAAGCAGACTGACATCCTGGTAGACGCTTACGGGCCTTCTGCAAAGCCATCACTCAAACCATCACAGTACCACAGAAAACAACTTTGATTGTTGTTTGATTTGttgcctgggagcagcattcctgcagcATAAATTCACCTCATGTCTCACCTTTGTCATTCACTAATACAACCCTGTATGTATCTGCAAGCCACAGATCAAACCTGATTAGATCTGAAGCTGAACAATCACATTACAGTGGATACTCAACAGCAAAACAGGTGAAGCAGGAAAATTAGTGCTGGCCAAGCTGCAAGAATTCTCAGTTCACATCTACTTTGTTTTCTACAAATTTGATAAAATCAGCATTCAAGTATATAGTGCTGTGTAAGAATCAGTACAAATCCTTATGATAACATAAGGTAAGCATCAGAGGTTGGCAATGTAAACTGTGGATCTTCACAGGGGAAGAGATAATATTTGGATGGTCATTTATTCAACTTAGTTTTAACTGCATCTTTCCATTCTGCAAGAAACAACAGGGACACAAGTACTGAGGGCTACATGTGAGTCTCTTCCCCCAGAAGTTAGGAGGGCACTCAAGTATGATGCTGAGGCATTGGGAAGCAGTACAAAAAAACTGGAACTGTTCCAAAACTGGAAATGGGATCAGTTTCTGAAGATTCAGAAACCAGATCAGTCTCTCTTCTGAAAGAAAGAGATTTTCTGAACTCTTGTCTAAGAAAACATGCAGCTGTGAACCCTCTGCTTCTATTCACTTATCCTTTGAGCttaagcagagaaggaaaaaatcttcttcctacaaattaatttttaaccCCACTGTCATGAAAGCTTTGCAGTTGAAATCCAAtgcctcagcacagcagaaTACCCTGTACTTAGAGCCTGTGAAGCCATTTCAGAACACTGTGCCCTTATTCATGCTTCCCACACGTGCCACTGCAGCCTGTTCTTCCTCCAGCACACAGAAGAGGCCAAGGAGCTTTGCAGTTGCAAGGAAAGCTGCACCTGGTGCTGGGCtttgagcagctgcagtgtgtcACTTGCACACAGGAGCAGTTGCCACTTGAGCCACGGAGCAAGTGATTTGTTGAACCCGACATGTGATCCTTCAGTGGGACACTACAGGGAAACACCACCAGGGGAAGTGCACTAATCAGACCTGGCAGGCTTCCAGCCCCTCCCATCTgaacagctgcagcatttttcagtcttttccctCCACACCCAGCACGTGGGCTCGGGCAGAGGGCATCAGACTGGGCAATCTGGAACTCATTAGCAGAGGGACTGCACCAGGATCCTGACATCCTCTGTCTCTGATTTCAACAGCAAGTTGAGACAGGCCATGTCACTGTTGTGTTCAAGGGTACCCAAGGTTATGTCTTCTGTCACCCTGCTCTATGCTAGCAGAGTGCTGCCCCACCCTGACAGTGACAATTCCCTTACAGCTCCACTCTGCAACATAGCAGAACTTCCAGAACTCCACAGCAACTTCAGCTGcttgccagcactgctcctttCTCACCAGCTGCCCTGTCTTGGCAGGGAGGCAGAATTGTCACTTCAAACTCTCCTTAGCAGCACAAGTTCCAGTGCAGATACTCAGTTCCAtagcaggcaggcagagatCAGAGTTTGTTTTGGCTCGAGAGAGTTTGACAAACATAAGAACTGGAAGAATGCAGCTGTCCAAGGGCAAACCTCTGCTTTGAAGAAACCCTGATGAAATCTGTGCTACAGGTGGGTGTAGCATGTAGCTGGATAATCACTCCAACCTGACCAGAGAGGAGTCTTGTCTCCAGCCACACCAGCTGTAGCCTGAAAGATTTAGGACCACCCAAGTCGAGTGGGACAGACCAGTGAGACTGAAGGACAGAGAAGATCAGCAGTACAGTGCTAATCAGCATACCTGCATCAGGAGGGGAAGAACTGCTTAAAGACTGCTTCATCTGAAGGCCACATGTCACTCAGGACAAATCAAAATTCACAGATGACCTATTCATTCATGATTAATATATGTCACTGATGACATATTCATCAGATCTGGTCCTCAAGTAATAAAATGTAGCACACCGTTGTGTCTCAACCACAACTCTAAAAGTCAGGTACAGAAACTTGGGGTTGCAGCTTGAACAGCTGTCAAAGCACAGCACCTCTGGGAAGGGGAACTCAGGAGTCTTCTTGAGCCAGGGCAGAACTCAGCTGATCTTGACAAGGCACCAACTTTCAACTCATTGCTGAGAACAGGGAACTGGACAGGTATTATTTTGCCCCTGAATAAGACAGCTTTTCCCACCAGGCAGATCTACCAAACTCACAGCCCACAGCAGATCAGTCCTGCAGGAGACAGAGGTCCTTGACAGTCTCCCTTAGCAAGCCCAGAGACCACACCAGCTGGCTTAGGAATAGTGATATCAGTCTTACTGCAGATGACAAATCCACATTAGGAGTGTCATCtctcttccattttcctttgccTCCCTGTAGCTCTAGTGGTGAATCTGGCAAGCAGGAACTGCAATGTCTGAGCAAGCTTTAAGACCCCTGACATCAGATCTCAAATTCCTTTCATTTCATCCCCTTGAAGTCTCCTCTTCAAAGAGCTTCTTTCCCCAGCCTCCTGCATTCTTCAGACAAACAAGTCAAGGAAATGTGAGGAAATTCTCTCAGCAGAACAAAGAAACCCTACATACACCCTTTCAGTAAATACAATAAATTAGTCAGTAGctaagaaataacaaaaatccTGATTTTATAAACAGAACCACTGCTCCACAGAACCAATGGTAAACACAGATTTTTACATTAGCACGTACACTTGCCCAGTAGTGGAAACACACTCACCGTAATACACTTTTAGCTCCCATGCATTTGATGTCATATGAGATAGAGTAGATCTCATAGAAGGTTGCCTTGATGTTTAAGCAGCCAATAAAATCCTTAGGGTTCAGCTTGTACAGATCAAAAGTGATGTTAGCTActcccattttcttcttttttctcacAGCCACAACTCCATTTTTTGCCtgatttaaaaagagagagacagtTTATACCACGACACAGGAAACTACAGCAAGGCAATTGTTAACAGTGCAGCTCTTCAGAAGTATCTTTGCTTACTCCAGTCTTGGAGCTAGTTCTTGGTCAATTCTAAACTAGAAGTAAAAGCATTAGCACACAGAAAAGGAGGTCTGTAGCTCATGTATTATTTTTCAAGTCCTGAATAGGCTTCTGAAGTTTTTCAAACAGACACTAAAACTCTAGAGTGACAGAGCCACTcctgaatatttattttctgtagtaGGGTTTCTTCAGAGTACACTGAAGGCAGAGGTAATACCACTGGACAGTGTTGCTGCCATTTATTTACCCTGGTACATTCTGGCTTCTCTCTGAGGCAGCGAGGTTATGGCCTCGCTGGTTATCTTTTTGCACCAGATAACCAGGATGACATCAGGTCCTTCTGCTTAGGAACACAATACTGATGAGTGCTCTTGGAGACACCAACAAAGATGACATCTGTGAAAAGTCAGGGCACTCATTTCAAAACCTGGCTCACAACATCTTTCCTCCCactaaaaagaaacacagggaGGGAACTATTGCTGATTAGGCCAAGGGTTTAATGAGATTTtaagaggaaaagcaaaggagagagagagcatAGAAAAAGTCATCTTCCACCTTAAATGCACCCTCCTTTATTGAAAGCAGCTCTTGTCTGCTGCGGGGTGTGTGCttcaagaaaggaaaaccaaaaagaaaatagcaaagaGAACCCATATTCACAGAGACATCTAGTGGATACACGGGATCCTCTGCTCAGCACATTCCTCTCAAGGTTACCGACCTGGCAGCTACCAGGCTGTTTTCTGCAGGCTAAATGAAGCAATGAAGTTGTGTAAGACTGGGCCTTTCTGTACTTGACACCCCAGCCCTCAGACAGTGTCACGATAAGTCAGACAAAGTTAAACACAGCAGTTCATCATTAGCCAGCAATTTTATGCCTGTTTTACTTTGATAACCTCCAAGCTCCAGCAACAAGGTCCCCTATCAACAACAGCTCTGGACATGTACAAGCAGTTGGTGTGCTTGGAAGCATCTCCCCACACCCCTCCCCGTTAGCACCCAGAATATTTGGAAaaagcaggacagggctggtgCTACACTCCAGGTGACTGGTGAGGCTGTGACAATCGCTCTGTTGTCATTCAGCACATTCTGAAGAGGGGCTGCCTCCAAACTTGTGCTGCTGCAATGCCAGACAGGAGACAGGGGAAAGGAGCAAGGTGGAGTCAcaccctggctgcagctcctttcctgCCCTTGGAGCTCGTGCCCCAGGTGCAGAGCTTGAAAAACCAGTGAggtatttggggaaaaaaatgtagaggctgcccacactgcaaCAGGAGGCTGGGAAAACAGGGCCACATGATTGAGCTGTATGTGTGCAGGCACAAAAATTGTGTCCCTGCTTACAGACAGCCCTGCGCCTGGCACAAATAATTCTGATGCCAGCTTTTCAGCAACAACCATCTCATGGAAAAACATTTAGGAGCTTGACTCTAGGTTATTAATGTACAGATCACTATTTCCCCATAAAAGAACTAATTGAATACTGAATTCATATGATTAGAAGGCTAGAGCAAGCCAGTTTTAATAGCTCTTAAAATCTTGAAGCGTGCAGACTAACATTAGGTTCTGATGCCAACTTCTGGCTATTTGCAAAATCAAACAAGGCATTTTTCTAACTATCATTAACTATTACTGCCTTCAGATGCCAGACCTTGCTTTATATTACTTTGTTTTGAGCATTTTTACAGTCTAAATCTAATCTTTAAAGACACTGTATATTTTTAACTTCAAGTCAAAGTCCTCATTTTCTTCATGTTACAAAAAGGCTCAAGAACGAATATTTCTAAGCTTCTCCAAAAGCAGGGGATTTTCCCTGTAAGTCTTTTCAGTTTTTGAAGTAATGTTTTTGAAGTAATGTTTTACTTCAATTCCTGATGGATTTTGACAACAGATCTATGTACAAACAAGGGACAATAAGAAGTAGGAACTTGATTTTTCATCCAGGAAGGCTCAACAAGAAGTTTACACCGTACCTCTTCAGaggaatttttcttcctcttctcccctcTTTCCAACAGTTTTAGCAGCCACAAACATTCCTCCATCCATTTCTACTCAAATGAGAGAGAAGCAGTCAACACTTACTGGTGTCCATTTCTGTCCATTTTCTAGAACCATGAAGTGTGTATTGTCATCCAGGGACTTGAAGAACTCTTCTGTGTCCACGACTGTACCATCTTCCTCCAAAACCAGAGTAACGATTCCAGCAGTTATAACGAAGGCATCCaaagtctgaaaaaaaccccaggagaTTTTAGCATTCTAAAGAATCATTTCATATTGAGACTCACTTATCTGAAATACTTCCCTAGTGGTGTTTTTTTTAGAAGAACAAGAGTCTGTGGGCTGTCTTTCTGGGATACTGTATGAGCTTCAGTCAGAGAGGGACTGCTTGCTGTACCTTgctgaggagctcctgcaggctgctggcaACAATTCCCTTCCGGCTGCTGCGGGAGGCGTTGGACACACGGAAAGGGCGCCCTGCAGGCATGAGAGGAGGGAACAGGGTCTGTTTTGTTACTGCTCCTACTGATGCTCCCATGGATATGAAAGATCTaagacaaataaaaattcaaCAGAGTTACAAAAACAGTCATGGCAAGTACTGCAAGAAGGAGGAAGACTGTTGACATAATCACATTATACAAGTAATCCACAGATCACCTCAACACTCTTGGAGCTtaacttcaaaattaaatactgCACTGCCCTACAGATATGTTATCTCTGAACTCTCTCCTGCCCGTGACATTTggaaagacttttaaaattaatacaatTTCAAGCAGACACCTCTAGCTCGGCTGACCTCAAGGTCACAATCACAGTGATCTGATGGGTtgtaaaactgaatttaaaaggcagcagctcttaCTGCATTCAGTTACTTAGTTCATTCTCTTCCTTTACAAGATAAGCACTCAGTGAGATACATAATTAGTTGAAAGCAATCTTGTGTGTTAAGATACGGGTTTGTTTTAGAAGACTGAACATATTACCCATATTGAAAGCACCTCCTGGCAGAATGCAAGCAGAGCTTTGTGATACAGCTACACCTGACTTTGAAGAGTCAAGGTATTTGTTTGTAAATTATATCTGCAGCCCATAAAACTCCATCTGgttttgaaaaacacaaaataagaGGCTTGTATGAGAAGGAGTTAAATGCAATCAAAGTTAATATCCAAGTATAGTCTGGGAGCAGGCTGCCAGCAAGGCTGGAAGAATTAAATCACTTTTagaaagagattt of Molothrus ater isolate BHLD 08-10-18 breed brown headed cowbird chromosome 1, BPBGC_Mater_1.1, whole genome shotgun sequence contains these proteins:
- the CIDEA gene encoding cell death activator CIDE-A, coding for MEVARDCVGSLLRSFISMGASVGAVTKQTLFPPLMPAGRPFRVSNASRSSRKGIVASSLQELLSKTLDAFVITAGIVTLVLEEDGTVVDTEEFFKSLDDNTHFMVLENGQKWTPAKNGVVAVRKKKKMGVANITFDLYKLNPKDFIGCLNIKATFYEIYSISYDIKCMGAKSVLRKVLQLLSHAAQIAGQFLLYTGTYMLQLMGEYDEEEMCMRSRRE